TAGGTTCATGCGGGCATTGCAACCCATATTACATATTCATCCAAGCTGAAGCCTTAGATAGCCTTCGCACTGTCTGCATACACCgctaaataatatatatcaagaagtatatatacaaaaatatggCATACATTCCAAGATTGACCAGAAAGCCCCACGCATGCATGAACTTAATGATGAGTATTTTTCACAATCATCTGCTAAATTATTCAACCCAgacaaattaaacaaaagaaaagaagcagCTTACACAACAATAGTGGAATAGGTTCAGTACGTTAAATCCCGAAGGAAACACAAAAATACCATCAGCCAGTAATAGAGCGATGATCAACAAAGTAATAATCCTTGCTTGGGTTTGAATCATGCATTAACGTCCCCAATCATGCTGAACCATCCTTTGTGGGTTTTGAGGTACTCCAGAAACTTGTCAACGTACACATTTTGCCTCTCCCTGTCTCCGAACAGATGCTTCAACTCCTTGGCCTTCTCCCTGTAAACCCTCCCCTCCTCCTTCTCTATCACCATCCTCAGCGACTCCACCACTGCCTCACTCGTAAACGACCCATCTTCCTCGTTCCTCGGCAGTTCATACCCGACCCTCTTCTCTCCAAAATACCTCGCATTCAGACCTTGATCATTCGACATGGGCAACAACACCAACGGTCTTCCAAAAGTCAACGCCTCCACCACCGAGCTCCAACCAGCGTGACTGAGAAACACACCGAACGAGTCGTGAGCTATTATTTTCAGTTGTGGTACCCAACTCCTGTACACCACTCCCCGCCCTTTATTTCTCTCCTCAAAACCCTCCGGCAGCTTTACCGCGTCCTCGCCGTCTTTGGTTCTCAGAGCCCAAAAGAAGGGCAAACCGGACTTCTCCAAACCTAGGACTTCTCCAAACCTGATGGGTCGGAAATGGCACCCACTTTGGAGGGACAGTGTAATCCTCCGGGAATTTTCGGTCACCAGCAGCTATCTCCGGCAAGGTGGGGTCGATGAGGGACAAAACAGCGGCGATCATAATGCTGAAGAAGGCAGTCGAAATCCCTAGAGTATGGGCTATTTTTGGTACCCAGTAAGGGGCGAAATCGAAAAGTAGCCAATCCGGCTTTGAAGTCTTGAGGAATTGGGTGATTGGCTCTTGGAGAGAATCGTAGGCTGTCTTGAGATGCGAGACTTTGTTTTCGGCCAAGTCCGCGGTGGCCTCAGCACCTTTCAGAAGATCCTGATTCTGTCGCAGTGGAAGCTTGACGAAGTTGATTAGGTGTGAGAGTTTTGGCGGGAGAGGAGGAAGGCGGTCAATGTTTTTTGGGGTGGAGATGAATGAGATTTTGTGGCCTTTTCCGGCGACCAGCTTGGCGAGTTCAAGGTATGGAAGCATATGGCCAAAGGCCAGCCATGGGAACATGGCTATGTGAAGTTTACTGTCTTTGTTATTATTTGCCATGGTGGGAAGGAGTCACAGGACAGTGATGGAATCCATAGCCTTCTTCTGCgtctttaatttgtttttggtcGAATAGCCTTCTTCTgcttaaaaagaagaaaacaaggTCGCTTGCTAGGATTATAAAGTAGACTAGTAGAGCTAGCTAGTGTACTATTATACCACATTTTCAACTCGGTTAGCTCACACTACTTCAGGTACTACAAAACATCAGCGTGAATAACATGTCCACATGTTTTTACGGTGGGATTTGATATTGCAAATGCACAAAAATGAAGCAACTTTATGAAAAAGGATTTACTTGTATTTTCTTGTAATTTACATCATTTTAAAAGTACTTATTTTGATAGTTTATAAATATTGTAatatcaaatttatttttaacacGAAAAAACAACTTATTTCGaatgtggggggggggggtgtatatgctctatatatagactTGATATTAGTTATAGTAATAAATTTTCTTGGCTTCAAACCCGaaagttaatttttttaagagAGAATTCATTCATGGATGACAAACataagtcaagcatgtcattACATATCCACTCACTATGACCATATGGGTACTTCATGGTACACGTACCATAGTGATACATAGGATAGACCTACTATTAAATCTACTTTTGCACCATGTAAGCAAAAAAATACACTATGACAAGTATAGATTCGACaacaaaaaaaccaaaaaaataaaaaaccaaaccaaattaGAGTTcaacaatgaaaaataaacACCTCCACCTCTAATAAAGGCATCAAGGcacaaaaactaaaaaaaactaagcTTGCTCTTTTTCCTTTCCTTAGAGCTAAGGGTGGGAGGTTTTCTGTCATTGAGATATGCCATAACAAAAACCCAAGCCGAAAATCAATCATCTACCCTCTGTTCCACAGCCCAAATTTGCAAGGCCCAAATTACAGCCCCAAAAATACAGCCACCACATCTTCCTTCGGTCAATGCGACTCTCACCGGAAAACCCAAGGACCATCAACCAAGTCGCACGGCCTCCTCCGACCTGTAGCCTAGCCATCACTGCCTCTAACGTTGGATCAAACTAACACAGACTTGTTGTGTCGCCGCTCTTACCATATGAATGATGAAGCCGCCATGAGGAAATCCCTAAACGGACAGACTGAGGAAAAAAGTCGTCCCCCCTGCGCCACCACCACACACGAACTGGGGAACAAAATCGTCCCCGCCGCCCCACCACGCATGAACTGATGATGAAAATCATCTGCGCCGCCCCACCACGCACGAACTGATGATGAAAATCCTCCCCGCCTCTACCACCACGGATGAACAAAGGAAGAAAAACCTCCCCACCGCCACTACCACACATGAATTGAGGAATAAAATCCTCCCTGCCGCCACCACGAAACCAAAGTTTCGCTAAGCCAAATCGCTCCACAAAAAGCGGAAACCCTCACATACTTACCTAAATCCAAAAGTTGATTGAATAAAAGAGATAGAATATAATGAAGTACATGAAGCCAACAACCCTTAAGAAAAATctagaaaaataaaaggcaGCTAAAACATGAGAATACTAGTTAAAATATATAGTATGTTGATCGCAGCAAAGATCAAGACCAGTAGTAGGAGTTCGTTAACAAGCTGGGTAATATATGTGAATTCGTattgattttcaattttttgtttttaacccGGAGAAAATTTGAGAAGATTCACATCTTCCAAAGTCTCACCCTCCTCAACCCAAGAACCCAAAGGACTCACCCCTCTCACTCAACACATACGTATGATCAAGACATTCTTCATTTTCCAAATTATGATAACAAATTTGGTCTACTAAAGCAGATATTTCATTATAGTCAAACAAACACTAGGCCTAATGCCTTTAGGCGACATATCTATTGTGTCTCCTGATTGAATTCATATATGTCGTCTAGTAGCATGTTACCATTCTGTTAGTGCAATCAGCtaacatatatatgtgttgCCTAAGATAATATCAGGTGACATGAGTGAAAAAAAGTCTTGTGTTGCCTGATAGTCCTAACATCAGGTGATATAAACGTCACTTAGATGAGATCCAGACAACAAATATTTATCATGGTTATGTGTTTTAGACGACTTTATTGTTGAGTTCTAAATAAATGTAATATGTGTCGTTGTAGTGAAACTATAGAAACATATAATTGCCACTTAGATGAGTTACGGACGACAAATATTTGTCATGGTTGTGTGTTGTGGACTACTTATAATCATTGTTGAGTTCTACATAAACGTAATATATGTTAGTTGTAGTGCAACCATAGCGACATATAATGTCCCTTTTAACTCGTTTTTATTCTTATATTAATATGCCAACATATAACATCTGATTTATCTCCatatatttgttgttgttgtctcCTTCAGACATCATATAGTTTTAGTTTGTGTTGTTTCTTTAGCAGTTAGATCACACTTTTGTGTTCTTTGAGTATAAAAAAGAcaacatatttttttatcaaGTTTGTACTACTTTTGGCACTTAGATCACACATTTAGGTCATCATTGCCTTCCTAAAAGTGCACATTCTAAATAATGTGTTGATCAAAATGAATTGCCCATTCATAAAGGTGAAGAGACCAATCAATATCATCATAAATTAAAGTACCATATCAATTTTTACATCCCTAAGTATCATCTATGCAACAAAAGTAGTCATTTGGTACTACCATAATCCAAGTAGCAGCATTTCTACAAAATTTGACAGTAACCAAACTAaacagctagctagctaggcagTAAACTATCTAAGCTTCATAAAAAGATGTCCAAAGTAAAGTACTGCAAGGTAGCTATGTAGCAAACTATTTCAGGTTCATAAAAAGATATCCAAAGTAAAACACACATGCTAGCTTCATACATCTCTAACTTAGCGTGGTATCTACTATTGATTTTTCCAAACATACTTGTGATCCTTTAACTTAAAAATATTTTGCCCAATCTACCCGCAGACCATCAACATCCTTCATAGTGTAACATTGATCTTTGTGAACCATCTACTGCATTTAAGGACATTAAggacacacatatatatatttgaatttatATCACAATTCACTCAATTTTAAAGTGCATGTTTAGGATGATTAGTTACACAATTTTTACCTTATCAGGCCAATCTTGATTTTTGTTGTTCACAATCTCCTTCATGTAAAGCATAATgaaaattccacatgtcttgCCTCCAATCTACTTTGGAACTCCCTACAGCTATTAAGTTTGTGTATAAGTATGTAATTAAGTACCTAACAAACAACGCACACCTAAATGGTAATGAAAAAAAGATGAGTTGGTGTCCACATAACTTTATTGCGAGATTTCTTAggattatttatttttcccaTCTTGATGGAGcttcaaaatgaaaacaatatCCAATTTGATGACAATAAATCATGCATTctgacatatatattgttgttacAAAAAGTAACAATCACTTACTGATTTACAACTTTTTCTCATTCATTAGTTGTAGTAAACAACTTTCTGGGTGGGGTTTACGGCTAATAAGGTCCAATGTGACCTGCATAAATGATAACATAGGCGATAACACCACAAACTTTACTTCTAACTAGATACTTGCATTCCAATATGGAAGAAAAATCAACAATTCAACAGATAAAACAATCTCCATTAAAGCATACTAAATTATCAACAACTTGTAATTAATTAACTATTCAAGGCACAGAGGTAGAATTGTATAATTTAGTGCCATCATGACTCATCATCATGTCAAAACATCAtgataccaaaaaaaaatcattcattcaaaagcaataaaattcaataaaaatctTGTCAATCTAGTTGGATAGAATTGAAATCCATTTAAAGTCATAATAACTACTTACTTTGTCAACATCCACATCTCCAAACAAATACATGGCTAAACTGCCCAAACAACATCAACCTCCTCAATTTAatcaccatatttcaaaccCATAATCCAAATACTtggaagaacaaaaaaaaattattgataCTCTCAATCCCAGAGAGATATTAAATTCTTGCAACCCCTTCAAAAATTGATATATGTTTGCATAATGAAGTAGTGAATAAAACTTGTGAACATACCCTAAGTTAAATGGTACCAAATAAATTTTGGTTGGACTTTCCTCTTGCATAAGCCTGCGATAGTGCATAAGATTTGTGCTCTAGCATTCCACAATTTACAACCCCGACATCATAAGGGTCCACAAAAGGCAATCATATCAGCCATGCCCGATTTCTTCAAATTTTCATAAAGGCAGTTGCATAAAACAAGTGTACTTAACATTAATGCATGGTAACTAAAATTGCAACTTGAGAAAAAAGATGTTAGGTACAGCTGCATATATACCTCATGTACATCACAATGGATGTGTCTGAAATCTCCAGTAGGTTGGCCATGACATGGAGatcctttttaaataaatagatTGTCCTCTGATGGAGGAACAATCCTTCATTAAACACTGTGTAGATGGAAATCCTATTGTCCATGGCCTCATTAGCCCATGTGCACAACTTAATCGCTAGAGTCAATTTTTTCAATAGGTTGCCCAATTCATAGCTCGCATTGTCATCAACAATACCAACCTTCTTGTtcaatttcacatattttccCTTATGTGCTTGACAAATATAACAATTAATGTTGCATCTATCCCTTTTATAATCTAAAATAGCTATTGATCATAGACTATGCCACACTAAAAAGACACAAGATTACATGACAATTTACTTAAGCATGTATAGTGCCTGAACATTAGAGTTAGATGCAATAATGGGTATAACCCAGTCCATAGGCCAAGCAACAAATGTATCAATAACATTGCGGACGAAATAAATCTCATCTAGAACATGAATTAGCAGCAGGGCATCATGTACTAGACATTTTGTGAGACCCGGAAATTTTATTTAGTTACTTTTTGCTGCTTACGGCATTTAGGTTCGGAAATTCTTTTCAAAGTCGGTTAATTGAGTTGTGAGTTCCTACTTAGAATTTCTTTACTGAGCCTTTATGTGAACTATTGGTCTATTTTGGGAAATTAAAGGAGGTAATTCCACATATGGGTAGTGTGGAATAAAGATATTAGTTTATGATCTAACATCAAATGTTTAGTCGTTATTTTACCACCGTTTCACTGAAGCACCGACCTCActttcttttctattccaagtTGATCACTTTAATCACCACCGTTTAATTTTCTCGAGCTCACAAGAAACACTACAGCGAGAACCTCACTGAGATAGGAAGAAACCATCGACGTTCTCTTCTGTTTTTGTATTGAGGCAAGACACCGAGTTAGAGTTTGGATTATAACCAAGTTGTTCTCATGTAAACCCAGCTCCGTTATTGGTATTCAGATTTCAATTTCAGTTTGGTTGTTGGGTTAATGATACCTCTTATTAATTTAAGGTCTATTAGTGGGAGTTATCAAAGGAGTGGAGTTGGAATTCGATTAGAAATCAATGACCAGGTATTGATCAAATTATGATTCTTTTGCATGGCTTTTGTGATTTGTGGTTGGGTTTGTTTGATTTGAGCATAATGAAAATTGTGGGTGGAGTTGTTATGACGTGGGTTTATGTTTTGGGTTGAATTTAATTGTTTTAAAGAAAGATTGTATACTGGTGAAGAGTGAGGATGAGTTAGTTCCTTGGAGATTGTAAGCTAGTTGTCAAGAATATAATTGAATTGGTCTTTCTTAGTGTACATATGATTACTCCATTAGTTTGGTTTGAATTAAGGCTCAGTACCCATGAGTTCATATTTTAAGTTTATGAACTGAGCTTAAGATTGAACTATGGTGGTAGTATTCGAATGATTGATTATAGTTGCTGGTGTGCattttaatttgttattgttgcaatttgaatatgaaGATGTGATCAGAATATGGAGTCATATTCTTGGTGGAAGTCCTTTGTGTTGTGAATTCTTT
This genomic interval from Argentina anserina chromosome 1, drPotAnse1.1, whole genome shotgun sequence contains the following:
- the LOC126788195 gene encoding LOW QUALITY PROTEIN: UDP-glycosyltransferase 91A1-like (The sequence of the model RefSeq protein was modified relative to this genomic sequence to represent the inferred CDS: deleted 1 base in 1 codon; substituted 2 bases at 2 genomic stop codons), with amino-acid sequence MDSITVLXLLPTMANNNKDSKLHIAMFPWLAFGHMLPYLELAKLVAGKGHKISFISTPKNIDRLPPLPPKLSHLINFVKLPLRQNQDLLKGAEATADLAENKVSHLKTAYDSLQEPITQFLKTSKPDWLLFDFAPYWVPKIAHTLGISTAFFSIMIAAVLSLIDPTLPEIAAGDRKFPEDYTVPPKWVPFPTHQVXEVLGLEKSGLPFFWALRTKDGEDAVKLPEGFEERNKGRGVVYRSWVPQLKIIAHDSFGVFLSHAGWSSVVEALTFGRPLVLLPMSNDQGLNARYFGEKRVGYELPRNEEDGSFTSEAVVESLRMVIEKEEGRVYREKAKELKHLFGDRERQNVYVDKFLEYLKTHKGWFSMIGDVNA